A region from the Triticum aestivum cultivar Chinese Spring chromosome 3D, IWGSC CS RefSeq v2.1, whole genome shotgun sequence genome encodes:
- the LOC123074598 gene encoding acidic endochitinase-like has translation MVGISQAGNIAVYWGQNGNEGTLVDACNSGLYAYVMVSFLSTFGNGQTPALNLAGHCDPLSGNCNVFSSDITTCQSNGVKVLLSLGGGAGSYGLSSTEDAQSVATYLWDNFLGGSASSRPLGDAALDGIDFDIETGNSAHYDELATFLSQYSAQGRKVYLTAAPQCPYPDASLAPALQTGLFDNVWVQFYNNPPCQYASGDASNLQSAWNTWTSSVKVSGGFYLGVPASTAAAGSGYVPPGDLTSAVLPGVKSASNYGGIMVWDRYNDVQNSYSSQVKDSV, from the coding sequence ATGGTTGGCATCTCCCAAGCCGGCAACATCGCCGTCTACTGGGGCCAGAACGGTAACGAGGGCACGCTCGTCGACGCCTGCAACTCCGGCCTCTACGCATACGTCATGGTCTCCTTCCTCAGCACCTTCGGCAATGGCCAGACCCCCGCACTCAACCTCGCCGGACACTGCGATCCGCTCTCCGGCAACTGCAACGTCTTCAGCTCCGACATCACGACGTGCCAGTCCAACGGCGTTAAGGTGCTCCTCTCTCTCGGCGGCGGCGCCGGCAGCTACGGCCTCTCCTCCACCGAGGACGCGCAGAGCGTCGCCACCTACCTGTGGGACAACTTCCTCGGCGGCAGCGCGTCGTCCCGCCCGCTCGGCGACGCCGCCCTGGACGGCATCGACTTCGACATCGAGACGGGCAACTCGGCGCACTACGACGAGCTGGCCACGTTCCTGTCCCAGTACAGCGCGCAGGGCAGGAAGGTGTACCTGACGGCGGCGCCGCAGTGCCCGTACCCGGACGCGTCACTGGCGCCGGCGCTGCAGACGGGGCTGTTCGACAACGTGTGGGTGCAGTTCTACAACAACCCGCCGTGCCAGTACGCGAGCGGGGACGCGAGCAACCTGCAGAGCGCGTGGAACACGTGGACGAGCAGcgtgaaggtgtccgggggcttctACCTCGGCGTGCCGGCCTCGACGGCCGCGGCCGGGAGCGGGTACGTGCCGCCTGGCGACCTCACGTCGGCGGTGCTCCCCGGCGTGAAGAGCGCCAGCAACTACGGTGGGATCATGGTGTGGGACCGCTACAACGACGTGCAGAACAGCTACAGCAGCCAGGTGAAGGATAGCGTCTGA